In one window of Lewinella sp. 4G2 DNA:
- a CDS encoding exodeoxyribonuclease V subunit beta, producing the protein MSLPNLKLISAGAGSGKTYRLTQELSALLTEGKVKPAGIIATTFTKRAAAELRERVRVKLLREGMSAEANELKNALIGTVHGLGVKLLKRFAFEAGVSPQVDIIADQDHQRLFNLSMASAISVDDIEQIEALCDRLSLSKDGEVYDWRKDVLRLVDVLRGNNFSSADIQNSKEKSWASLAEYLPSVDDGLSLEQYTNRAKIVLTETIAALKNNEADGTKATLSTISNLNRLSFTLKRGEQLPWEEYAKLSGIVKKVGAKSRELVDSLVELGERHVSLPDFQDDIRSYIGYMFDFADQAIQEYDSYKKARGRIDYTDMEVLVLDLLANPMVQETLKEELDLLIVDEFQDTSPIQLALFLKLSRLAKQSIWVGDPKQSIYGFRGAEPRLMKAVMDATGPIKPENIQRQSWRSREDIVHACNAIFVKGFPEIDEEAVVLDPVRTRSGGKFGKPAEGQELAQTSAIRHWHFNLEGKGRYAKAWFHDVTAKAIGEMLANPPMILPKDGTEERRLIPSDIAVLFRSNRDAEAFAGALANQGISAAIARTGLLATAEATLILACLKYLLNSSDSLSVAEILLFGSRLPLAEIVERRLDFLENEQQEKVGPKWGDEHGILEKLRQLREETNDYSTNELINILLERLDLRRTMVAWGEGVQRLGNVDELRRLAVEYEDQCHRAHRAASLPGYLLYLDSLQRGDADSQGAGERPEAVNILTYHRSKGLEWPAVIAMQLDQSPREDVWGMSVVPEQEHVDLDAPLAGRWIKYWVKPYGRTKSGVPWLEAIDESPWKEQAVAEEAAEETRLLYVGLTRARDYLILPTAKPGAPWLDRVFARGGGTVPVLDPNSTDAPFDWKDHEVTKFLKTWTEPRNIPGAEAQLLATQFIVPSRPGRLRFEPQGPDQAWLLDRYAEVKSSEGSSYFTPPDIDPEVNERIYGSAIDAFLKGDYPTLPSEIRRERAADMLKAYLPTTPVPVEYLLDHSTAFKNTLTAPSGVRHGVALTATVGGRQVRITADWLIFTKEVITFYRTVNVTRKVFEEQHDQRALFYAEAALLKEVCQQHYGTEAVLGSIHLPLAGKLYGVVG; encoded by the coding sequence ATGTCTTTACCCAACCTGAAACTCATTTCCGCTGGCGCCGGTAGTGGAAAAACCTACCGCCTCACCCAGGAACTTTCGGCCCTGCTGACGGAGGGCAAAGTCAAACCCGCGGGCATTATTGCGACCACCTTTACCAAGCGAGCAGCCGCGGAATTACGGGAACGCGTACGGGTGAAATTGCTGCGGGAGGGGATGTCCGCCGAAGCCAATGAACTGAAGAATGCCCTCATCGGCACCGTGCACGGGCTGGGCGTAAAACTGCTCAAACGATTTGCCTTTGAGGCGGGGGTTAGCCCGCAAGTTGACATCATCGCTGACCAGGATCACCAGCGCCTGTTTAACCTCAGCATGGCCAGCGCCATCTCAGTGGATGACATCGAGCAGATCGAAGCGCTCTGCGATCGGCTCTCCCTCAGCAAGGATGGTGAGGTATACGATTGGAGGAAGGATGTTCTCCGCCTGGTTGACGTCCTGCGCGGAAACAACTTCTCGAGTGCGGACATCCAAAATAGTAAGGAGAAAAGTTGGGCCTCACTTGCGGAGTACCTACCCTCCGTTGATGATGGTCTAAGCCTCGAGCAGTACACGAACCGTGCCAAGATCGTCCTCACCGAAACGATCGCCGCCCTTAAGAATAATGAGGCAGACGGTACGAAAGCTACCCTCAGCACAATTAGTAACCTGAACCGCCTCAGCTTCACCCTGAAGCGGGGTGAACAGTTGCCGTGGGAGGAATACGCCAAGCTATCCGGCATTGTAAAAAAAGTCGGCGCTAAAAGCCGGGAACTGGTGGACTCCCTGGTCGAATTGGGAGAACGCCACGTCAGCCTTCCGGACTTCCAGGACGACATCCGCAGCTACATTGGCTACATGTTCGACTTCGCCGACCAAGCCATCCAGGAGTACGATAGTTACAAGAAAGCCAGAGGTAGGATTGACTACACGGATATGGAAGTCCTCGTCCTGGATTTGCTAGCTAACCCGATGGTCCAGGAGACGCTCAAAGAAGAGCTGGACCTACTCATCGTGGATGAGTTCCAGGATACCAGCCCTATTCAATTAGCGCTATTCCTCAAGTTGAGCAGGCTTGCCAAGCAGAGTATTTGGGTGGGCGACCCCAAGCAATCCATCTACGGCTTCCGGGGTGCCGAACCCCGGTTGATGAAGGCCGTCATGGACGCCACCGGCCCCATCAAACCGGAGAACATCCAGCGGCAGAGTTGGCGAAGCCGGGAGGACATCGTCCACGCCTGCAACGCCATTTTCGTAAAAGGCTTTCCCGAGATTGATGAGGAAGCCGTGGTACTGGACCCCGTCCGAACTCGTAGTGGAGGCAAATTTGGTAAACCGGCCGAGGGGCAGGAACTAGCTCAGACCTCCGCCATTCGCCACTGGCACTTTAACCTGGAGGGCAAGGGACGGTACGCAAAGGCTTGGTTCCACGACGTGACGGCGAAGGCCATCGGAGAAATGCTGGCCAATCCACCAATGATCTTGCCCAAAGATGGGACTGAAGAAAGAAGGCTAATCCCATCCGATATCGCCGTCCTGTTCCGTAGTAACCGCGATGCGGAAGCCTTCGCTGGTGCGCTGGCCAATCAGGGTATCTCAGCGGCGATCGCCCGCACAGGTTTGCTGGCCACGGCCGAGGCTACGCTGATCCTGGCCTGCCTGAAGTACTTACTGAACTCAAGCGACAGCCTTTCAGTAGCGGAGATTTTGCTGTTCGGCAGCCGCCTCCCCTTAGCGGAGATCGTTGAGCGGCGGCTGGACTTTCTGGAGAATGAGCAGCAAGAAAAGGTAGGACCTAAATGGGGAGACGAGCACGGCATCCTCGAAAAGCTACGGCAGCTACGGGAGGAGACCAATGACTATTCCACCAACGAATTGATCAACATCCTTTTAGAGCGGCTGGACCTTCGCCGCACCATGGTGGCCTGGGGGGAAGGTGTCCAGCGCCTGGGTAACGTGGACGAACTCCGTCGCTTGGCCGTTGAGTACGAGGACCAATGCCACCGAGCTCACCGCGCAGCCTCGCTTCCGGGTTACCTACTGTACCTGGATAGCTTGCAGCGAGGGGACGCCGATAGCCAGGGTGCCGGGGAACGGCCCGAAGCCGTCAACATCCTGACTTACCACCGCAGTAAGGGCCTGGAGTGGCCAGCGGTCATCGCCATGCAACTGGACCAGTCACCACGGGAAGATGTGTGGGGAATGAGCGTCGTCCCGGAGCAGGAGCACGTCGATCTGGACGCGCCACTCGCCGGCCGTTGGATCAAGTACTGGGTAAAGCCCTACGGCCGGACGAAATCTGGCGTCCCCTGGCTGGAGGCCATCGACGAAAGCCCGTGGAAAGAGCAGGCCGTCGCCGAAGAGGCCGCCGAAGAAACGAGATTGCTCTACGTTGGTCTGACGCGGGCGCGGGACTACCTCATCCTTCCTACTGCTAAACCCGGCGCTCCCTGGTTAGACCGGGTTTTCGCCCGCGGTGGCGGTACCGTACCGGTGTTGGACCCCAATTCTACGGACGCTCCTTTCGATTGGAAGGATCACGAGGTCACCAAATTCTTGAAAACCTGGACGGAGCCGCGGAATATTCCGGGCGCGGAGGCGCAACTGCTTGCGACCCAGTTCATCGTCCCTTCCCGACCGGGCCGTTTACGCTTTGAGCCGCAGGGGCCGGACCAAGCCTGGTTATTGGACCGCTACGCAGAAGTAAAAAGCAGTGAGGGATCGAGCTATTTTACTCCGCCGGACATTGACCCGGAAGTTAACGAACGTATTTACGGTTCGGCCATCGATGCTTTTCTAAAGGGCGACTACCCTACCCTGCCCTCGGAGATAAGGCGGGAGCGAGCGGCCGACATGCTCAAAGCTTACTTGCCCACCACGCCCGTTCCGGTGGAATACCTGTTGGATCATTCTACTGCCTTCAAAAATACCTTGACTGCCCCCAGCGGGGTTCGCCACGGCGTAGCACTTACCGCCACCGTTGGGGGGCGCCAGGTGCGGATTACGGCGGACTGGTTGATCTTCACCAAAGAGGTCATCACCTTTTATCGGACGGTCAACGTAACCCGCAAGGTATTTGAGGAACAACACGATCAGCGTGCCCTTTTTTACGCAGAGGCTGCTCTGCTCAAAGAGGTCTGCCAGCAGCATTACGGGACGGAGGCCGTGCTCGGAAGCATCCACCTACCGCTTGCGGGGAAACTGTACGGGGTAGTGGGCTAG
- the ilvC gene encoding ketol-acid reductoisomerase has translation MAMLNFGGTEEKVVLREEFPLEKARETLKDETIAVIGYGVQGPGQSMNLRDNGFNVIVGQRKGGASWDKAVADGWVPGETLFPIEEAAAKATIIQYLLSDAAQIEVWPKLKPHLTPGKALYFSHGFGITYNDQTGIVAPEGVDVILVAPKGSGTSLRRMFVAGRGLNSSYAIAQDATGRAYERVIALGIGVGSGYLFETDFKREVYSDLTGERGTLMGCIQGIFEAQYDVLRANGHSPSEAFNETVEELTQSLMPLVAENGMDWMYANCSTTAQRGALDWKDKFRDATKPVFEELYQSVATGAEAKRSIDSNSQPDYRVKLEAELKELQDSEMWQAGRTVRSLRPENN, from the coding sequence ATGGCAATGCTAAATTTCGGCGGAACGGAAGAAAAAGTCGTTCTGCGTGAAGAATTCCCCCTGGAAAAAGCGCGGGAAACCTTGAAGGACGAAACCATTGCCGTAATTGGCTACGGCGTTCAGGGCCCGGGCCAGAGTATGAATCTGCGCGACAATGGCTTTAACGTCATCGTTGGCCAGCGTAAGGGCGGTGCATCCTGGGATAAGGCGGTCGCCGACGGCTGGGTGCCCGGCGAAACGCTATTCCCCATCGAGGAGGCGGCAGCAAAGGCCACCATCATTCAGTACTTACTGTCCGACGCCGCTCAAATTGAGGTTTGGCCTAAACTGAAGCCCCACCTCACGCCGGGTAAAGCGCTGTACTTCAGCCACGGTTTTGGCATTACCTACAACGACCAAACGGGCATCGTTGCTCCCGAGGGCGTCGATGTCATCCTCGTGGCTCCCAAGGGTTCTGGCACTTCGCTCCGCCGGATGTTCGTGGCGGGTCGCGGTCTTAACTCCAGCTACGCCATTGCGCAAGATGCTACCGGCCGTGCTTACGAGCGCGTCATTGCACTCGGTATCGGGGTCGGTTCCGGCTACCTTTTTGAGACGGACTTCAAGCGGGAGGTATACTCCGACCTTACTGGCGAGCGCGGTACGCTGATGGGTTGTATTCAGGGTATTTTCGAAGCCCAGTACGACGTCCTGCGCGCCAACGGCCACTCCCCATCCGAAGCGTTCAACGAAACGGTGGAAGAATTGACGCAGTCCCTCATGCCCCTGGTTGCCGAAAACGGAATGGATTGGATGTACGCTAACTGCTCCACCACCGCCCAACGGGGTGCGCTCGACTGGAAGGATAAGTTCCGCGACGCTACGAAGCCCGTCTTCGAGGAATTATACCAGAGCGTTGCGACTGGCGCCGAGGCTAAGCGGTCCATCGACTCCAACTCCCAGCCCGACTACCGCGTCAAGTTGGAGGCGGAACTCAAGGAGTTGCAGGATAGCGAAATGTGGCAAGCCGGCCGCACCGTTCGCAGTCTGCGCCCTGAAAACAACTAA
- a CDS encoding copper homeostasis protein CutC: MRATDYTFEVCLQSPEDALEAQRGGAQRLELCAALVEGGITPSLASIQQCRDLVDIDIMVMIRPRGGDFLYSERELEVMHRDIEHCVRIGVTGVVFGVLDEVGNVALPQVQSLVATAGGLQKTFHRAFDVARDPWEALEQLVEVGMDRILTSGQAGTVPEGIALIRELVAKAGNRIGILPGCGITPANVVDVLQGTGATEFHATAFEQLISPMQYRNESVYMGIPGLPEYERQVTSALEVRRFLDAIRGMNPYGTATNA; this comes from the coding sequence ATGCGTGCTACGGATTACACCTTCGAAGTCTGTTTGCAGTCGCCCGAAGACGCGCTAGAAGCCCAGCGGGGCGGCGCCCAGCGCTTGGAACTTTGCGCTGCGCTGGTGGAGGGGGGCATTACGCCCAGCCTGGCTAGCATACAGCAGTGCCGCGATTTGGTCGACATCGACATCATGGTCATGATCCGCCCGCGCGGAGGGGACTTCCTATATTCTGAGCGGGAGCTCGAGGTCATGCATCGTGACATCGAGCACTGCGTGCGCATCGGCGTGACGGGCGTAGTCTTCGGCGTACTCGACGAGGTAGGAAATGTGGCGCTGCCGCAGGTGCAAAGTTTAGTCGCCACGGCCGGCGGATTACAAAAGACCTTCCACCGCGCTTTCGACGTAGCCCGGGACCCATGGGAAGCCCTCGAGCAATTAGTTGAAGTAGGTATGGACCGCATCCTCACCTCCGGCCAGGCGGGAACTGTCCCGGAAGGGATTGCACTCATCAGGGAGTTGGTCGCCAAGGCGGGCAATCGGATTGGCATCCTCCCCGGCTGTGGGATCACCCCAGCTAACGTGGTCGATGTCCTCCAAGGAACGGGAGCGACGGAATTTCATGCTACGGCTTTCGAGCAGCTAATTTCCCCAATGCAGTACCGAAACGAAAGCGTGTACATGGGTATTCCCGGCCTGCCGGAGTATGAAAGGCAGGTAACTTCCGCGCTTGAAGTGCGGCGGTTTCTTGACGCCATTCGGGGGATGAATCCCTACGGGACCGCAACAAATGCGTAG
- the rimO gene encoding 30S ribosomal protein S12 methylthiotransferase RimO, which produces MKTKTLRPDKVNVITLGCSKNLVDSENIITQLMANDYAVEHDSNEEANIVIVNTCGFIDLAKEESVNTILDYADRKTRGEIDKLYVTGCLSQRYKDNLEEQIPEVDDYFGTMELPGLLNRLEADYQHDLIGERFITTPEHYAYLKISEGCNRTCSFCAIPLMRGKHVSRPIEELVKQATHFAKNGVKELMLIAQELTYYGLDIYKGRALPELLEALAAVEGIEWIRLHYAYPSKFPREIFDVMAAQPKVCNYLDIPLQHGSNAVLQRMRRQITRQETEDLIAYAREVVPGIAIRTTFLVGYPGETEEEFQEMCDFVSEMRFERLGVFMYSHEEDTSAHEVEDDVPAEVKAERANRLMELQKEISLELNEARVGAELRVLIDRKDDEFYVGRTEFDSPDVDNEVLIPAGQAYLRTGDFVKVKITEATEYDLVGSIIVG; this is translated from the coding sequence ATGAAAACCAAAACGTTACGCCCCGATAAAGTCAACGTGATCACCCTCGGGTGCTCCAAGAACCTCGTGGACTCGGAGAACATCATTACCCAGCTTATGGCTAATGATTACGCCGTGGAGCACGACTCCAACGAAGAGGCCAACATCGTGATCGTCAACACCTGTGGTTTCATTGACTTGGCTAAGGAAGAAAGCGTCAATACTATTCTGGACTACGCCGACCGGAAGACCCGCGGAGAGATTGACAAATTATACGTAACGGGCTGCCTCAGCCAGCGCTATAAGGATAACCTGGAAGAGCAGATCCCCGAAGTGGATGACTACTTCGGAACGATGGAACTTCCCGGCCTGCTGAATCGCCTCGAAGCGGACTACCAGCACGATCTGATCGGCGAACGCTTCATCACGACGCCCGAACACTACGCGTACCTGAAGATCAGCGAGGGCTGTAACCGGACCTGCTCCTTCTGTGCCATCCCCCTGATGCGTGGCAAACACGTGAGCCGCCCCATTGAGGAATTGGTGAAACAAGCCACCCATTTCGCCAAGAACGGCGTGAAGGAATTGATGCTGATTGCTCAGGAACTGACTTATTACGGACTGGACATCTACAAAGGCCGCGCCCTCCCCGAATTGCTGGAAGCCCTGGCCGCCGTGGAAGGAATCGAATGGATCCGCCTGCATTACGCCTACCCCAGCAAATTCCCCCGGGAGATATTTGACGTGATGGCCGCCCAACCCAAGGTGTGCAATTACCTGGATATTCCTCTACAGCACGGTAGTAACGCCGTGCTGCAACGAATGCGCCGACAAATCACCCGCCAGGAAACGGAGGACCTTATTGCCTACGCCCGCGAGGTCGTCCCCGGCATCGCCATCCGTACGACCTTCCTGGTTGGCTACCCCGGCGAAACGGAAGAAGAGTTCCAGGAGATGTGCGACTTCGTATCCGAGATGCGGTTTGAACGCTTGGGTGTATTCATGTACAGCCACGAAGAAGACACCTCCGCCCACGAAGTGGAAGACGACGTACCGGCCGAAGTAAAAGCCGAGCGCGCCAACCGCCTCATGGAATTACAGAAGGAGATCAGCCTCGAACTCAACGAAGCCCGCGTCGGCGCGGAACTCCGCGTGCTGATTGACCGTAAGGACGACGAGTTTTACGTCGGCCGCACCGAATTCGATAGCCCGGACGTAGACAACGAAGTACTCATCCCCGCCGGCCAGGCTTACCTGCGCACGGGGGATTTCGTGAAGGTGAAGATTACTGAGGCTACTGAGTATGATCTTGTAGGAAGTATTATAGTCGGGTAG
- a CDS encoding bifunctional riboflavin kinase/FAD synthetase: protein MQTHFSLDALPRFRRSVVTIGSFDGVHRGHQQLLRRIVKMAQHRQGESIVITFDPHPRSVLRPDDDSLRLLSTTAEKARYCAEMGIDHLIVVPFTLDFAGQTPEEYIDNFLVRYCQPERIVIGYDHRFGKDRMGDIEYLSHRGREKGYEVIEIDAQEVNNITVSSTTVRNALLEGDVRKAQELTGRPYELSGRVVRGQQIGRSIGFPTANLAIGHPLKLIPAEGIYAVHVRRGQQALEGMLYIGNRPSLEDGRGTTIELNLFDFDEDIYEEDLTVYFHTHLRGDLKLDGLAALRDQLARDEVAARAALAQPQLKERKSNYAPDTAVVILNYNGRDYLEEFLPSVIKHSPDYARVIVADNASTDDSVAYLREHHPDVELIILPENYGFANGYNMAMMQVDAEIYVLLNSDVRVTPNWIEFIIPVFEDGEVGAAQPKIKAEHAPDRFEYAGAAGGYMDYLGYPFCRGRVFEHTERDEGQYDGVKEVFWATGAAFFCRADLFHALGGFEPEYFAHAEEIDLCWRMKRAGYKILAVPSSTVYHVGGGTLSYNTPRKTYLNFRNTLTTSFKNEPLSRLFWWLPVRLLLDGAAGALFLSQGKFEHIASILRAHFHFYGHFNLWLGRRKERSQQIKAASIGRDRTEIGRVADSVIVHHYLLRHKRFSDIYRKQITTERVTPV, encoded by the coding sequence ATGCAGACTCATTTTTCACTTGACGCCCTCCCCCGTTTTCGCCGCTCCGTCGTGACGATCGGTAGTTTCGACGGCGTCCACCGCGGCCACCAGCAGCTGCTGCGGCGCATCGTGAAAATGGCTCAGCACCGGCAGGGGGAATCGATCGTCATCACCTTCGATCCCCACCCCCGCAGCGTCCTCCGGCCCGACGATGATTCTTTGCGTTTACTGAGCACCACGGCCGAAAAAGCCAGGTACTGCGCAGAAATGGGCATCGACCACCTAATCGTAGTGCCCTTCACGTTGGACTTCGCCGGGCAAACCCCGGAAGAGTACATCGATAACTTCCTCGTCCGGTACTGTCAGCCGGAAAGAATCGTGATTGGCTACGACCACCGCTTCGGAAAGGACCGCATGGGCGACATCGAATACCTCAGCCACCGGGGCCGCGAAAAGGGCTACGAGGTGATTGAGATTGACGCGCAGGAAGTCAACAACATAACCGTTAGTTCGACCACCGTTAGGAATGCACTTTTAGAGGGTGACGTACGAAAAGCCCAGGAACTCACCGGCCGGCCCTACGAACTGAGCGGTCGGGTGGTACGTGGCCAGCAGATCGGCCGGTCGATAGGGTTTCCCACCGCGAATCTGGCCATTGGGCACCCCCTAAAATTGATACCCGCTGAGGGTATTTATGCCGTCCACGTTCGTCGTGGCCAGCAAGCGTTGGAGGGGATGCTATACATCGGCAACCGCCCCAGCCTGGAGGATGGACGTGGCACTACCATCGAACTCAACCTATTCGATTTCGACGAAGACATCTACGAAGAAGACCTCACCGTTTACTTTCACACACACCTACGGGGTGACCTGAAGTTGGACGGGCTAGCCGCACTTCGTGATCAACTCGCCAGGGACGAGGTTGCCGCCCGCGCTGCACTCGCTCAACCCCAACTGAAGGAACGGAAGAGCAATTACGCACCGGATACCGCGGTCGTCATCCTGAACTATAATGGCCGGGATTACCTCGAAGAATTCCTACCCAGCGTAATCAAACACTCCCCCGATTATGCTCGTGTTATTGTTGCCGACAACGCCAGCACCGACGACTCCGTAGCGTATTTACGGGAGCACCATCCGGACGTTGAGCTGATCATCCTTCCCGAAAACTACGGTTTTGCCAACGGGTACAACATGGCGATGATGCAGGTAGATGCGGAGATCTACGTCCTGCTAAACAGCGACGTCCGGGTGACACCCAACTGGATCGAATTCATCATCCCCGTTTTTGAAGATGGCGAGGTGGGGGCGGCCCAACCAAAGATCAAGGCGGAACACGCACCGGACCGCTTTGAGTACGCCGGCGCGGCGGGCGGTTATATGGACTACCTAGGTTATCCATTCTGCCGGGGCCGTGTCTTTGAGCATACCGAGCGGGATGAGGGGCAGTACGATGGCGTCAAGGAAGTGTTTTGGGCAACCGGGGCCGCCTTCTTCTGCCGGGCCGACCTCTTTCACGCCCTCGGTGGTTTTGAGCCTGAGTACTTCGCCCACGCTGAAGAGATCGATCTCTGCTGGCGGATGAAACGCGCGGGGTATAAGATCCTTGCGGTTCCGAGCAGTACTGTATACCACGTCGGCGGTGGTACGCTTTCGTATAACACCCCCCGAAAGACCTACTTGAATTTCAGGAATACCCTTACTACCAGCTTTAAAAATGAACCGCTGAGCCGCCTATTCTGGTGGTTACCCGTCCGGCTTTTACTGGATGGTGCCGCTGGCGCGCTGTTCCTTAGCCAGGGCAAGTTTGAGCACATCGCGTCCATTTTACGGGCTCATTTTCATTTCTACGGGCACTTCAATCTGTGGCTTGGCCGGCGTAAAGAGCGGTCTCAACAGATCAAAGCCGCCAGCATTGGCCGCGACCGCACGGAGATTGGCCGGGTGGCGGATAGTGTGATCGTTCACCACTATTTACTGAGGCACAAACGCTTTAGTGACATCTACCGGAAACAAATTACAACCGAGCGGGTGACGCCAGTCTAA
- a CDS encoding sugar phosphate isomerase/epimerase, giving the protein MTNSRRTFIRNSVIAAAGLPLLKCGSGDGKSTTTPMNPSTEMDNSALPYLDTIGLQLWSVRDQWQEDAPTTFKALAEIGYQQLELMDTRHAEELVPLAKEHGMAVNSSFINWNTVTGGWQYTPDDTPFEYAEVIDQAAEHGLSHLVFGYLRPEERETADQWKKLADDLNVAGEKAKASGLQLTYHNHNFEWDPIAGTTGFDILIDRMDGDLVPFELDVFWAQIAGQDAKATMTKIKDRLELLHLKQLHRGTPVVTRIADVPENAFEELPDGDMPIKDLMRFGKSLGVKYCMVEQDGNYDTSSLKSVETSLEFLRKA; this is encoded by the coding sequence ATGACCAATTCTCGCCGCACCTTCATCCGTAATTCCGTCATCGCCGCCGCCGGCCTGCCCCTTTTGAAATGTGGTAGTGGGGACGGAAAATCCACTACAACACCAATGAATCCCAGCACTGAAATGGACAACTCTGCCCTCCCCTACCTGGATACCATCGGCCTGCAGTTGTGGTCCGTCCGCGACCAGTGGCAGGAGGATGCACCGACCACCTTCAAAGCGCTCGCTGAGATTGGATACCAGCAATTAGAATTGATGGATACCCGCCACGCCGAGGAACTCGTCCCCCTGGCCAAAGAGCACGGTATGGCCGTCAACAGCAGCTTCATCAATTGGAATACGGTAACCGGTGGCTGGCAGTACACGCCGGATGACACCCCCTTCGAATACGCTGAAGTGATTGACCAGGCCGCCGAACATGGTCTGAGTCACCTCGTCTTTGGCTACCTCCGCCCCGAGGAGCGGGAAACCGCCGACCAGTGGAAGAAATTGGCCGACGACCTCAACGTAGCCGGCGAAAAAGCGAAGGCCAGTGGACTACAGCTGACCTATCACAACCACAACTTTGAGTGGGATCCGATCGCTGGCACTACCGGCTTCGACATCCTGATCGATCGCATGGATGGTGATCTCGTCCCCTTCGAATTGGACGTTTTCTGGGCCCAGATCGCTGGCCAGGACGCCAAGGCTACGATGACGAAAATCAAGGACCGTTTGGAACTGCTTCACCTCAAACAACTGCACCGTGGCACCCCGGTCGTCACTAGGATTGCGGACGTGCCCGAGAATGCTTTTGAGGAGTTGCCCGACGGCGATATGCCCATTAAGGACCTCATGCGTTTCGGGAAGTCCCTTGGCGTCAAGTATTGTATGGTGGAGCAGGACGGCAACTACGATACTTCCAGTTTGAAGAGCGTCGAAACCAGTTTGGAGTTCCTGCGGAAGGCTTAG
- the ilvA gene encoding threonine ammonia-lyase IlvA has protein sequence MNTQLMPSVSVEDITRAHLRLKGIVLDSPLQYSHRLSEIYGANIYLKREDLQEVRSYKIRGAYNNMSLLSDAQRAQGVVCASAGNHSQGMALACAKMGVRGTIFMPSVTPQQKVKKAKAFGKEFVEVVLVGDTYDDAYAEAIKAAETNGWTFVHPFDDLNTIAGQGTVGLEIYSAANFPIHKVVMAIGGGGLSAGVGSFFKALSPETEIIGVEPKGAPSMYESLRAGKIVNLEKIDSFVDGAAVRQVGKINFPIVQEVVKEVILVPEGQVCATMLDLYNEDGIVAEPAGCLSVAALAKLGDIRGQNIVCVIGGGNNDIARTSEIQERALLWAGLKHYFIVEFPQRAGALRDFLHVLGPDDDITHFEYTKKHNRAVGPALVGIQLSDPATYDDTMKRMAESGFKTRAINKDSTLFEMFI, from the coding sequence ATGAATACGCAACTTATGCCCTCCGTATCCGTCGAAGACATCACCCGCGCCCACCTGCGGTTGAAGGGCATTGTGCTGGATTCGCCCCTGCAGTATAGCCACCGGCTAAGCGAAATCTACGGCGCGAATATCTACCTGAAACGGGAGGATTTACAGGAAGTGCGGTCGTACAAGATCCGGGGGGCCTACAACAATATGTCGTTACTCTCCGACGCTCAACGCGCCCAGGGCGTAGTGTGCGCCAGCGCCGGAAATCACAGCCAGGGAATGGCGCTCGCCTGCGCAAAAATGGGCGTCCGGGGGACGATCTTCATGCCCTCCGTCACCCCCCAGCAAAAGGTAAAAAAGGCAAAAGCATTCGGTAAGGAATTCGTTGAAGTCGTCCTCGTCGGCGATACCTACGACGACGCGTACGCCGAAGCAATCAAGGCGGCCGAAACGAATGGTTGGACCTTTGTACACCCCTTCGACGACCTGAATACCATCGCCGGACAGGGAACGGTGGGCCTGGAGATCTACTCCGCAGCGAACTTCCCGATCCACAAAGTGGTGATGGCCATCGGTGGTGGTGGCCTGAGTGCTGGAGTGGGTAGCTTTTTCAAAGCCCTGAGCCCGGAAACGGAGATCATCGGCGTCGAACCAAAGGGGGCCCCGTCGATGTACGAAAGCCTGCGGGCGGGCAAGATCGTAAACCTGGAGAAAATTGACTCCTTCGTCGACGGAGCTGCCGTCCGCCAGGTGGGTAAGATCAATTTCCCCATCGTACAGGAAGTAGTCAAAGAAGTTATTCTAGTGCCGGAAGGGCAGGTTTGCGCGACGATGTTGGACTTGTACAATGAGGACGGGATCGTGGCCGAGCCCGCCGGTTGCCTTTCCGTTGCCGCCCTGGCTAAACTCGGAGACATCCGGGGCCAGAACATCGTCTGCGTAATTGGGGGCGGGAACAACGACATTGCCCGCACGTCGGAGATCCAGGAACGCGCCTTGTTGTGGGCCGGCTTGAAACACTACTTTATCGTCGAATTCCCCCAACGTGCCGGTGCGCTGCGCGACTTCCTCCACGTACTCGGGCCGGACGACGACATCACGCACTTTGAGTACACGAAGAAACATAACCGAGCCGTTGGCCCAGCACTGGTCGGCATCCAATTGTCGGACCCGGCGACTTACGACGACACGATGAAACGGATGGCGGAAAGCGGTTTCAAGACCCGCGCCATCAACAAAGATTCTACGTTATTTGAGATGTTCATTTGA